Proteins from a genomic interval of Caulobacter sp. NIBR1757:
- a CDS encoding TadE/TadG family type IV pilus assembly protein → MAAGRRLLSLARRLRDDRRGNVITTFALAVPAISVLALGGIDLASVSADKQKLQAIADSAALMAARQLGMADNNGLAERTRATIAAQLTDLAGRMTYGASVTPDTDEGTVQVQLTVNRNSFFANMLPPGGWNFTITANAQRMGVTPLCVLSHGGDKNDQIELKDTSNLAAAACLIHSNSDIKVAGGAALAAGIVQASGLASGPITPTAQTDAPVIPDPFAAMTIGQQGAACTPTDLLAELLPLVLLPGIHCGNIVAGKSATITLLPGEHYFQKGKLELKEDAVLTGDNVVLIFGKDADFQFKDSAQIRLSGRRQGSYAGFVVATTRDNNHTFEISSSAARQLLGTVYIPNATLLVKGKNRVADQSAWTVIVAKSIKLDENPDLVINKNYAGSSVPVPGGVGDKAATAAVRLTQ, encoded by the coding sequence ATGGCCGCCGGGCGTCGCTTGCTCAGCCTGGCGCGCCGCCTGCGGGATGACCGGCGTGGAAACGTCATCACGACCTTCGCGCTGGCCGTCCCCGCCATTTCAGTCCTGGCCCTCGGCGGCATCGACCTGGCCAGTGTCAGCGCCGACAAGCAGAAGCTGCAGGCTATCGCCGACAGCGCCGCCCTGATGGCCGCCAGGCAGCTGGGCATGGCCGACAACAACGGCCTGGCCGAACGGACCAGGGCGACCATCGCCGCCCAGCTGACCGATCTGGCCGGCCGGATGACCTACGGCGCCTCCGTCACCCCCGACACCGATGAGGGCACGGTCCAGGTCCAGCTGACCGTCAACCGCAACAGCTTCTTCGCCAACATGCTGCCGCCCGGCGGCTGGAATTTCACCATCACCGCCAACGCCCAGAGGATGGGCGTCACCCCCCTGTGCGTGCTCAGCCACGGCGGTGACAAGAACGACCAGATCGAGCTGAAGGACACCTCCAACCTGGCGGCGGCCGCCTGCCTGATTCACTCCAACTCCGACATCAAGGTCGCCGGCGGCGCCGCGCTTGCAGCCGGCATCGTCCAGGCCTCGGGCCTGGCCAGCGGGCCGATCACCCCGACCGCCCAGACGGACGCCCCGGTCATCCCCGACCCGTTCGCCGCGATGACCATCGGCCAGCAGGGCGCCGCCTGTACGCCCACCGACCTGCTGGCCGAACTCCTGCCGCTGGTGCTGCTACCCGGCATCCATTGCGGCAACATCGTCGCCGGCAAGAGCGCGACGATCACCCTGTTGCCGGGCGAGCACTATTTCCAGAAGGGCAAGCTGGAGCTCAAGGAGGACGCCGTCCTGACCGGCGACAACGTCGTGCTGATCTTCGGCAAGGACGCCGACTTCCAGTTCAAGGACAGCGCCCAGATCCGCCTTTCAGGCCGCCGCCAGGGCTCCTACGCCGGCTTCGTGGTCGCCACCACGCGCGACAACAACCACACCTTCGAGATCTCGTCGAGCGCCGCCCGCCAGTTGCTCGGCACCGTCTACATTCCCAACGCCACCCTGCTGGTGAAGGGCAAGAACCGCGTCGCCGACCAATCGGCCTGGACCGTCATCGTCGCCAAGTCGATCAAGCTCGACGAGAACCCGGACCTGGTCATCAACAAGAACTATGCCGGCTCCAGCGTCCCGGTCCCGGGCGGGGTGGGCGACAAGGCGGCGACCGCCGCGGTGCGGCTGACTCAGTAG
- a CDS encoding response regulator — protein sequence MTAFRPRILVIDDEPQIHRFLGPALEAAGYEPIRADDATSGLRELARKAPDAVILDLGLPDMDGKEALAKARAFYDGPVLILSARDRETEKIDALDAGADDYVEKPFGVGELLARLRVAMRHRLRREGAEEIMRSGDIEIDLVGRRVTRAGAAVHLSPKEYDLLAALAGGSGRVLTHRQILTAVWGPAHEQDVQYLRVFIGQLRQKLEADPSSPGVILTEPGVGYRFG from the coding sequence TTGACCGCCTTTCGGCCGCGCATTCTCGTCATCGACGACGAGCCCCAGATCCACCGCTTCCTCGGCCCCGCCCTGGAGGCGGCGGGCTACGAGCCGATCCGCGCCGACGACGCGACCAGCGGCCTGCGCGAGCTGGCCCGCAAGGCGCCCGACGCCGTCATCCTCGACCTCGGCCTGCCCGACATGGACGGCAAGGAGGCGCTGGCCAAGGCGCGCGCCTTCTACGATGGCCCCGTCCTCATCCTCTCGGCCCGCGACCGCGAGACCGAGAAGATCGACGCCCTCGACGCCGGCGCCGACGACTATGTCGAAAAGCCCTTCGGGGTCGGCGAGCTGCTGGCCCGCCTGCGGGTCGCCATGCGCCACCGCCTGCGCCGCGAGGGGGCAGAGGAGATCATGCGTTCGGGCGACATCGAGATCGATCTGGTGGGCCGCCGCGTCACCCGCGCCGGCGCGGCCGTGCACCTGTCACCCAAGGAATACGACCTCTTGGCCGCCCTCGCCGGCGGCAGCGGCCGGGTCCTGACCCACCGCCAGATCCTCACCGCCGTCTGGGGCCCGGCCCACGAACAGGACGTCCAGTACCTGCGCGTCTTCATCGGCCAGCTGCGCCAGAAGCTGGAGGCCGATCCGTCGAGCCCGGGCGTGATCCTGACCGAGCCAGGGGTCGGGTACCGCTTCGGCTGA
- a CDS encoding ion transporter yields MPDNAPRSLRARLYRQLDPEARNRGLSPTNWALAVFIVFASLVAIVATEPTIHDRNARLFFLAEFVFGAVFVVEYLARLWVAPERPGPEGGWRKRLRFMFSFSGLIDLLTIIATLTPGAPAGPLLRAFRLLRVLRLAKLGRMSSAWRHIGEAISSRRAELFLSLFAGIGLMVFSATLLYLAEGDAQPDKFGSIPRALWWAVATLTTIGYGDIYPITPLGKLLASVTAVTSIGLIALPTGILAAAFSDAMTRHRERVAAGEEEDH; encoded by the coding sequence ATGCCGGACAACGCGCCGCGGAGCCTGAGGGCCAGGCTCTATCGCCAGCTCGACCCGGAGGCGCGCAACCGCGGCCTGTCGCCGACCAACTGGGCGCTGGCGGTGTTCATCGTCTTCGCCTCGCTGGTGGCCATCGTGGCCACCGAACCGACGATCCATGACCGAAACGCCCGGCTGTTCTTCCTTGCCGAGTTCGTCTTCGGCGCCGTCTTCGTGGTCGAGTACCTGGCCCGGCTGTGGGTGGCGCCCGAGCGGCCCGGGCCGGAAGGCGGCTGGCGCAAGCGTTTGCGGTTCATGTTTTCGTTCAGCGGCCTCATCGATCTCCTGACCATCATCGCCACCCTGACGCCCGGGGCGCCGGCCGGGCCGCTGTTGCGGGCCTTCCGCCTGCTGCGCGTGCTGCGACTGGCCAAGCTGGGGCGGATGAGTTCGGCCTGGCGGCATATCGGCGAGGCGATCAGTTCGCGGCGGGCCGAGCTGTTCCTCAGCCTGTTCGCCGGCATCGGGCTGATGGTGTTCTCGGCGACTCTCCTCTACCTGGCCGAGGGCGACGCCCAGCCCGACAAGTTCGGCTCCATTCCCCGCGCCCTGTGGTGGGCGGTGGCGACCCTGACGACCATCGGCTACGGTGACATCTATCCGATCACCCCGCTGGGCAAGCTGCTGGCCTCGGTGACGGCGGTGACCAGCATCGGCCTGATCGCCCTGCCGACCGGCATCCTGGCGGCGGCCTTCAGCGACGCCATGACCCGGCACCGCGAACGGGTGGCGGCGGGGGAAGAGGAAGACCACTAG
- a CDS encoding EAL domain-containing protein, whose translation MIAKSGVRRRSSIRTRLALLVLASVGVAVAVMTLVSAVRDGRREAALQLDQFRAAAAVLASTSAEATAQKSASKAYISLRAINLLPGVSYARIETPEGRTLAETGSGARLSRDVQVDVKGGASTVSLLRSGTVEVRAPVVYGREAVGQVVLLGETSGILGRLGGALVVSLLAGLVAALVGLLVAWRLQRRITAPILSLKDSMAAVRATHDYDKPTQADTQADAEIAELVEGFNAMLAEVRTRDRQIAGHVEGLERTVSERTADLRVAKDAAENANAAKSDFLATMSHEIRTPMNGIMVMAEMLAAGELPARQRRFAEVIAKSGSSLLAIINDILDFSKIEAGKMELEAAPVDPAEIVEDVASLFWERARSKGLDIAAYVDPATPARVMGDPTRLRQVVGNLVNNAIKFTETGGVMITVEPYEGGIRLRVRDSGIGIAPDKIGSLFGAFTQADQSITRRFGGTGLGLAICKRLVEAMGGEIEVASEVGRGSVFGFSAPLETVEAAEPWPQLAAPVGLSLAGPCTRAVTTRYLAAAGMTPQALEEAGAALVIADPAALEGTRLAAPTLVLGEYGDPRPAALIRSGRADAGLIQPLRRGDLMRALAQVAAGETLTDPGEAEAAQATNALPGFVGRRVLVVDDSAVNREVAMEALSRLGAVCDMAEDGRQGVEATLAGAYDLVLMDGSMPLMDGYEATREIRAREVDRRTPVVALTAHVVGSAAEQWREAGMDDVLHKPFTLAGLAAVMARFVAPSAAAAPAPVEPVSLAATAPVSDLLDPEVTAELARMAEAGKGDFVERVRRLYRENAGPAVEAYREAAKAGDTDGAARAAHALKSMSLNIGARAVAEICADLETRARDEGVVDVAGGQRLQDQLAATLAVLDAHTPAPKAAPALSSEDAALTLALAKAAERGQFSLAYQPQFSRDGQSVTGCEALIRWTHPTQGPIGPNRFIPLAEKAGLMGPITRWVMHQAMVDTLHLEGLPVSINASALDVADPSFVDDLSAMLVKHAFPPGRLEVELTETAVLADEDEAKVAIDRLQALGVSVALDDFGMGYTSLNQLRLYPFNKLKIDRCFIVGCPDDTTSATLVHAVISVGRALGMKVVAEGVETEEQRKFLAVSGVHAFQGYLFAKPMPIDHLAALWERRLVRAG comes from the coding sequence GTGATCGCTAAGTCGGGGGTCCGACGCAGAAGTTCGATCCGCACGCGCCTGGCCCTGCTGGTGCTGGCGTCGGTCGGCGTCGCCGTGGCGGTGATGACCCTGGTCAGCGCCGTTCGCGACGGCCGCCGCGAGGCCGCCCTGCAACTCGACCAGTTCCGCGCCGCCGCCGCCGTACTGGCCTCGACCAGCGCCGAGGCGACGGCGCAGAAAAGCGCCTCCAAGGCTTACATATCGCTGCGGGCGATCAACCTGCTTCCCGGTGTGTCCTATGCCCGCATCGAGACGCCGGAAGGGCGCACCCTGGCCGAAACCGGCTCCGGCGCCCGGCTGAGCCGGGATGTGCAGGTGGACGTCAAGGGCGGGGCCTCGACCGTCTCGCTGTTGAGATCGGGCACGGTCGAGGTGCGGGCCCCCGTCGTGTATGGCCGCGAGGCCGTCGGCCAGGTGGTGCTGCTGGGCGAGACCAGCGGCATCCTCGGCCGGCTGGGCGGGGCGCTGGTGGTCAGCCTGCTGGCCGGGCTGGTGGCGGCCCTGGTGGGACTGTTGGTGGCCTGGCGGCTGCAGCGCCGGATCACGGCGCCGATCCTGTCGCTGAAGGACAGCATGGCCGCCGTGCGGGCCACCCACGACTATGACAAGCCGACCCAGGCGGACACCCAGGCCGACGCCGAGATCGCCGAACTGGTCGAGGGCTTCAACGCCATGCTGGCCGAGGTGCGCACCCGCGACCGGCAGATCGCCGGCCATGTCGAGGGCCTGGAGCGGACGGTCAGCGAGCGCACCGCTGATCTGCGGGTGGCCAAGGACGCCGCCGAGAACGCCAACGCCGCCAAGAGCGACTTCCTGGCGACGATGAGCCACGAAATCCGCACCCCGATGAACGGCATCATGGTCATGGCCGAGATGCTGGCGGCCGGAGAGTTGCCGGCGCGGCAACGACGGTTCGCCGAGGTCATCGCCAAGTCGGGGTCCAGCCTGCTGGCGATCATCAACGACATCCTCGACTTCTCGAAGATCGAGGCCGGCAAGATGGAACTGGAGGCGGCGCCGGTCGATCCGGCCGAGATCGTCGAGGACGTGGCCAGCCTGTTCTGGGAACGGGCCCGGTCCAAGGGGCTGGATATCGCCGCCTATGTCGATCCGGCGACGCCGGCCAGGGTCATGGGCGATCCGACGCGGCTGCGGCAGGTGGTCGGCAATCTGGTCAACAACGCCATCAAGTTCACCGAGACCGGCGGGGTGATGATCACCGTCGAGCCCTATGAGGGCGGCATCCGGCTGCGGGTGCGGGACAGCGGCATCGGCATCGCGCCCGACAAGATCGGCAGCCTGTTCGGGGCCTTCACCCAGGCCGACCAGTCGATCACCCGGCGGTTCGGCGGCACGGGCCTCGGCCTGGCCATCTGCAAGCGGCTGGTCGAGGCCATGGGCGGCGAGATCGAGGTGGCCAGCGAGGTGGGCAGGGGATCGGTGTTCGGCTTCAGCGCGCCGCTGGAAACCGTGGAGGCGGCAGAGCCCTGGCCACAGCTGGCCGCGCCGGTCGGGCTGTCGCTGGCCGGGCCCTGCACGCGGGCGGTGACGACACGGTATCTGGCAGCGGCGGGCATGACGCCGCAGGCGCTGGAGGAGGCCGGCGCGGCGCTGGTTATCGCCGATCCGGCGGCGCTGGAGGGGACGCGGCTCGCGGCGCCGACCCTGGTGCTCGGCGAGTACGGCGATCCCCGGCCCGCCGCCCTGATCAGATCCGGCAGGGCCGACGCAGGCCTGATCCAGCCGCTGCGGCGGGGGGACCTGATGCGGGCCCTGGCCCAGGTGGCGGCCGGCGAGACCCTGACCGATCCGGGCGAGGCCGAGGCGGCGCAGGCGACGAACGCCCTGCCGGGGTTTGTCGGCCGGCGGGTGCTGGTCGTCGACGACAGCGCCGTCAACCGCGAGGTGGCCATGGAGGCCCTCTCGCGGCTGGGCGCCGTCTGTGACATGGCCGAGGACGGCCGCCAGGGGGTCGAGGCCACCCTCGCGGGAGCCTATGATCTGGTGCTGATGGACGGCTCGATGCCGCTGATGGACGGCTACGAGGCGACCCGCGAGATCCGTGCCCGTGAAGTGGACCGCCGCACGCCGGTCGTCGCCCTGACCGCTCATGTGGTCGGCAGCGCCGCCGAGCAGTGGCGCGAGGCGGGAATGGACGATGTGTTGCACAAGCCCTTCACCCTGGCCGGGCTGGCGGCGGTGATGGCCCGCTTCGTCGCGCCGTCGGCGGCGGCGGCGCCGGCCCCGGTCGAGCCGGTCAGCCTGGCGGCGACCGCCCCGGTCAGCGACCTGCTCGATCCGGAGGTCACCGCCGAACTGGCCCGCATGGCCGAGGCCGGCAAGGGGGACTTCGTCGAGCGCGTCCGCCGGCTCTACCGCGAGAACGCCGGCCCGGCCGTCGAGGCCTACCGCGAGGCCGCCAAGGCTGGGGATACGGACGGGGCCGCGCGCGCCGCCCATGCGCTCAAGTCGATGAGCCTCAACATCGGGGCCCGGGCCGTCGCCGAAATCTGCGCCGACCTGGAAACCCGGGCCCGGGACGAGGGCGTCGTCGATGTCGCCGGCGGCCAGCGGCTGCAGGACCAGCTGGCGGCGACGCTGGCAGTCCTCGACGCGCACACGCCGGCCCCCAAGGCCGCGCCGGCCCTGTCGTCGGAGGACGCCGCCCTGACCCTGGCGCTGGCCAAGGCGGCCGAGCGCGGCCAGTTCAGCCTGGCCTACCAGCCGCAGTTCAGCCGTGACGGCCAGTCGGTGACCGGCTGCGAGGCGCTGATCCGCTGGACCCACCCGACCCAGGGGCCAATCGGTCCTAACCGCTTCATCCCCCTGGCCGAGAAGGCCGGGCTGATGGGGCCGATCACCCGCTGGGTGATGCATCAGGCCATGGTCGACACCCTGCATCTGGAGGGGCTGCCGGTCAGCATCAACGCCAGCGCCCTGGACGTCGCCGACCCCAGCTTCGTCGACGACCTGTCGGCGATGTTGGTGAAGCATGCCTTCCCGCCGGGCCGGCTGGAGGTGGAACTGACTGAAACCGCCGTGCTGGCCGACGAGGACGAGGCCAAGGTCGCCATCGATCGGCTGCAGGCGCTGGGCGTCTCGGTGGCGCTGGACGATTTCGGCATGGGCTACACCAGCCTCAACCAGCTGCGCCTCTATCCGTTCAACAAGCTGAAGATCGACCGCTGCTTCATCGTCGGCTGCCCGGACGACACCACCAGCGCCACCCTGGTCCACGCCGTGATCAGCGTCGGCCGGGCGCTGGGCATGAAGGTGGTGGCCGAGGGCGTCGAAACCGAGGAACAGCGCAAGTTCCTGGCCGTGTCCGGGGTGCACGCCTTCCAGGGCTATCTGTTCGCCAAACCGATGCCGATCGATCATCTTGCGGCCCTGTGGGAGCGGCGGCTGGTGCGCGCCGGTTAG
- a CDS encoding DUF4166 domain-containing protein, with the protein MGTLAGWVGRHRVRPASPPPRVLDFRRLVGEAAWSRLPLAVRERFGVHRIGEEIVYPGELVVRASRFGRFLAHACRLIGMPLAPWTGEAVPMRVVVRMDGRGLVWDRWYSFEGRPEILVTSRKQLGRAGELLEVARGGLGMRSEVSVEGGALHFRGKGYVWVLGPLVVPLPTLLTPGAAHVVHEDLGGGRFRFAMRFVHPWLGETIFQEGVFSDPY; encoded by the coding sequence ATGGGGACGCTGGCGGGCTGGGTTGGACGACACAGGGTCCGGCCGGCGTCGCCGCCGCCCCGGGTGCTCGACTTCCGCCGCCTGGTCGGCGAGGCCGCCTGGAGCCGCCTGCCGCTGGCGGTTCGTGAACGCTTCGGCGTTCACCGCATCGGCGAGGAGATCGTCTATCCCGGCGAACTGGTGGTTCGGGCCAGCCGTTTCGGCCGCTTCCTCGCCCATGCCTGCCGCCTGATCGGCATGCCCCTGGCCCCCTGGACCGGCGAGGCCGTGCCCATGCGGGTGGTGGTGCGGATGGACGGGCGCGGCCTGGTCTGGGACCGCTGGTACAGCTTCGAGGGCCGCCCCGAAATCCTCGTCACCTCGCGCAAGCAGCTTGGCCGGGCGGGCGAGCTTCTGGAGGTGGCGCGCGGCGGTCTTGGCATGCGTTCGGAAGTCTCCGTCGAGGGCGGCGCCCTGCATTTTCGCGGCAAGGGCTATGTCTGGGTGCTGGGACCGCTGGTCGTCCCGTTGCCGACCCTGCTGACCCCGGGCGCGGCCCATGTCGTGCATGAGGACCTGGGCGGCGGCCGCTTCCGCTTCGCCATGCGCTTTGTCCATCCCTGGCTTGGCGAGACGATCTTCCAGGAGGGGGTGTTCAGCGATCCCTACTGA
- a CDS encoding response regulator produces the protein MEARVQLRRAFYYSAQADLRLLFVDDDPILREFASVHLASEHMRLETAADGAEGLAAIAADKPDLVLLDLDMPNIDGFEVLRSLRADPATEHLPVIVVTGREDTAAIDRAFDAGATSFIAKPINWRLLNYQVRYVHRTCANEAFLLEERRLIGQDRARTDAALKAVAREGSRFLGQALRANPQLREAAAAFAAAVEAAAGGPEIP, from the coding sequence ATGGAGGCGCGGGTCCAGCTTCGGCGGGCCTTCTACTACTCGGCGCAGGCCGATCTTCGTCTGCTGTTCGTGGACGACGATCCCATCCTGCGCGAGTTCGCCTCCGTGCATCTGGCCTCCGAGCACATGCGGCTCGAGACCGCCGCCGACGGGGCCGAGGGCCTGGCCGCCATCGCCGCCGACAAGCCCGACCTGGTCCTGCTGGACCTCGACATGCCCAACATCGACGGCTTCGAGGTGCTGCGCTCCCTGCGCGCCGATCCCGCCACCGAACACCTGCCGGTCATCGTGGTGACGGGCCGCGAGGACACCGCCGCCATCGATCGCGCCTTCGACGCCGGCGCCACCAGCTTCATCGCCAAGCCGATCAACTGGCGACTGCTCAACTACCAGGTCCGCTACGTGCACCGCACCTGCGCCAACGAGGCCTTCCTGCTGGAGGAGCGCCGCCTGATCGGCCAGGACCGCGCCAGAACAGACGCGGCGCTGAAGGCCGTCGCCCGCGAGGGTTCGCGCTTCCTGGGCCAGGCCCTGCGCGCCAATCCGCAACTCCGCGAGGCGGCCGCCGCCTTCGCCGCCGCCGTCGAAGCCGCCGCCGGCGGGCCGGAAATACCCTGA
- a CDS encoding MarR family transcriptional regulator, with protein MQVPPAQITPAMRRYVLHWGEMGQRWGVNRTVAQIHALLYLAETPQHAEQITQALGVARSNVSTSLKELMGWDLIRLVHLEGDRRDHFAARTDPWDMLELIVEGRKRREIDPTLEMLSACVAEAEGDKATPAYARERLKTMQGFLVQLDGWHRQMRDVPRPTLIKLIALGGRIAKLIGR; from the coding sequence ATGCAGGTCCCTCCCGCCCAGATTACGCCGGCCATGCGCCGCTACGTCCTCCACTGGGGCGAGATGGGCCAGCGTTGGGGGGTGAACCGCACCGTCGCCCAGATCCACGCCCTGCTCTACCTGGCCGAGACGCCACAGCACGCCGAACAGATCACCCAGGCGCTGGGCGTTGCCCGCTCCAATGTCTCGACCAGCCTGAAGGAGCTGATGGGCTGGGACCTGATCAGGCTGGTCCATCTGGAGGGTGACCGGCGCGATCACTTCGCGGCCCGCACCGACCCCTGGGACATGCTCGAACTGATCGTCGAGGGCCGCAAGCGCCGCGAGATCGACCCGACCCTGGAGATGCTCAGCGCCTGCGTCGCCGAGGCCGAGGGGGACAAGGCCACGCCGGCCTATGCCCGCGAGCGGCTGAAAACCATGCAGGGCTTCCTGGTCCAGCTCGACGGCTGGCACCGCCAGATGCGCGATGTGCCGCGGCCGACGCTGATCAAGCTGATCGCTCTTGGCGGGCGCATCGCCAAACTCATCGGACGGTAG